A portion of the Gadus macrocephalus chromosome 10, ASM3116895v1 genome contains these proteins:
- the LOC132465811 gene encoding protocadherin beta-16-like produces MRNNVYFTFISMLWSCGLILPTLHSATGELSYSFPEEMKKGSVIGNIAQGLGLDRGRLAARKAHFDTEENRMQYFDINVNNGDLSVAHRIDRESLCGQKPSCVLQLELVLENPLELQRISLHVQDINDNSPQFQKDVMKMEIQESTNKGTRFSLDEAHDADIGENAIKSYSLQSNEHFILNIDTQPVGRKHCELVLEKELDRETEREMHLLLIAVDGGSPQRSATVSINIAVLDANDNAPVFSRAVYKAILPENSPLDTIVITVSASDADEGVNGEVMYELNHVSENSNVFSLDPKSGEVRVVSPIDYEQESNYEIRISAKDGFGLASFCTLIIDIADVNDNPPVVALKSLVNPIQENVLPGTEIGIITVQDRDSDINRQVKLSIQPHAPFKLVPSIKNYYSIVTSGELDRETTADYDITITATDEGSPPLSSSKAIQLSIADVNDNPPTFEEKSYSVYVAENNQQGSTLCSVTARDPDWGQNGKVIYSLLPSEVNGYQVSSFLSLNGNTGRIHTVRSFDYEQFRSFKVYVMARDNGSPPLSSNVTLSVFITDVNDNTPQILYPAPEGNSFMNELVPKSTHAGALVSKVLAVDGDSGQNAWLSYQIIKSTDPGLFKIDLHSGAIRTQRDISDSDSTKQNIVIMVKDNGQPSLSTTCSVSLLISDNMADVPELKNMQSYDGKSSKLTSYLIIALVSVSTFFITFIVIVLGVRFCRRRKPRPLFDGALALPSAYFPPNYAEVDASGTLRSTHNYDTYLTTGSRTSDFRFASSYTDNTLPAGPTLVMTPEDLADVF; encoded by the coding sequence ATGCGGAACAACGTATATTTCACGTTTATATCGATGTTATGGAGTTGCGGTCTGATTCTTCCGACATTGCATTCTGCTACGGGTGAATTGAGCTATTCTTTTCCCGAGGAAATGAAAAAGGGATCTGTTATTGGTAATATTGCTCAAGGCCTCGGCCTGGATAGAGGCAGATTGGCTGCTCGAAAGGCACATTTTGACACTGAGGAGAACAGAATGCAATACTTTGACATTAACGTGAACAATGGGGATTTGTCCGTTGCACACAGGATTGATAGAGAATCGCTTTGCGGACAGAAACCTTCATGCGTTCTGCAATTGGAACTTGTTTTGGAAAACCCTTTGGAATTACAACGCATTAGTCTTCATGTTCAAGATATTAATGACAACTCCCCGCAATTTCAAAAGGACGTAATGAAAATGGAAATACAGGAATCTACAAACAAAGGAACTCGATTTTCTTTAGACGAAGCGCACGATGCTGACATCGGTGAGAATGCCATTAAGAGCTACTCTTTACAAAGTaatgaacattttattttgaatatTGACACTCAACCAGTCGGACGAAAGCATTGCGAGTTAGTGCTTGAAAAGGAATTAGACCGTgaaaccgaacgagagatgcaTCTGCTTCTGATAGCGGTGGACGGCGGTTCTCCTCAGAGATCAGCCACTGTTAGCATCAACATCGCTGTGCTGGATGCAAATGATAACGCCCCGGTGTTCAGTCGGGCCGTCTACAAAGCCATTCTACCAGAGAATTCTCCTCTTGACACTATAGTCATAACGGTGAGTGCTTCTGATGCCGATGAAGGAGTTAACGGTGAAGTAATGTATGAACTGAATCACGTCTCAGAAAACAGTAACGTATTTTCCCTTGACCCAAAATCTGGTGAAGTGCGAGTCGTTTCACCAATCGACTATGAGCAAGAGTCCAACTATGAAATTCGAATCAGTGCAAAAGATGGCTTTGGCCTAGCTTCATTCTGCACGTTGATCATTGACATAGCGGATGTGAATGACAACCCCCCTGTCGTCGCTCTAAAATCCCTGGTCAATCCCATACAAGAGAATGTCCTCCCTGGTACGGAGATAGGCATTATTACGGTTCAGGATAGAGACTCTGATATTAATCGACAGGTGAAACTTTCCATTCAGCCACACGCTCCTTTTAAGCTTGTTCCTTCCATCAAAAACTACTATTCAATAGTGACTTCCGGCGAACTGGATCGGGAAACGACGGCCGACTATGACATCACAATCACGGCAACAGACGAGGGGTCTCCGCCTCTGTCTTCTTCAAAAGCAATCCAACTGTCCATCGctgacgtcaacgacaacccgCCTACGTTTGAGGAAAAGTCCTACAGCGTGTATGTGGCGGAAAATAACCAACAGGGTTCCACTTTGTGCTCGGTCACAGCCAGAGATCCAGACTGGGGACAAAACGGCAAGGTCATCTATTCCCTCTTACCAAGTGAGGTGAATGGTTACCAGGTGTCTTCCTTTCTATCCCTCAATGGAAACACAGGGAGAATTCACACCGTTAGGTCATTCGACTACGAACAGTTTAGGAGCTTTAAAGTCTATGTAATGGCACGAGACAACGGATCTCCTCCGCTCAGCAGCAACGTGACTTTGAGTGTCTTCATAACGGACGTAAATGACAACACTCCTCAGATACTTTACCCCGCCCCAGAGGGAAACTCCTTCATGAATGAACTGGTACCCAAATCAACACACGCAGGTGCCTTGGTCTCCAAGGTGCTAGCAGTTGATGGGGACTCTGGACAGAATGCCTGGCTGTCCTATCAGATCATTAAGTCCACTGATCCGGGACTTTTCAAAATCGATCTGCACAGTGGGGCGATCAGGACCCAGCGAGacatttctgattctgatagtACGAAACAGAACATTGTGATCATGGTAAAAGATAACGGACAGCCCTCCCTCTCGACCACCTGTTCCGTGTCCTTACTGATTTCAGACAACATGGCCGATGTCCCAGAGCTGAAAAACATGCAGTCCTACGATGGCAAAAGCTCCAAACTGACTTCTTATCTCATTATCGCTTTGGTGTCGGTGTCCACCTTCTTCATCACCTTCATCGTCATCGTCCTTGGCGTGAGGTTTTGCCGCCGACGAAAACCAAGGCCGCTTTTTGACGGAGCACTGGCCTTACCCAGCGCCTACTTCCCCCCTAACTACGCTGAGGTGGACGCCAGCGGGACGCTACGTAGCACCCACAACTACGACACCTACCTGACCACGGGGTCGAGAACCAGTGACTTTAGGTTTGCGAGTTCTTATACTGACAACACGCTACCGGCTGGCCCGACCCTGGTCATGACTCCGGAGGATTTAGCGGATGTTTTTTGA
- the LOC132465791 gene encoding protocadherin gamma-A2-like, with amino-acid sequence MMGYKGGLLAVFVLNFAFIFPTIYSAHGDISYTMTEEMKRGTVIGNIGKDLGLNVNELTARKARIDTKGTSKPYCEITVNKGDLIIAERIDREALCGKKPSCVLKMELVLEAPLELHRVSLHVQDINDNPPLFQNDIIKMEIGESTAKGARFSLDGAHDADIGDNAVQGYVLQTNEHFILNFETKSGARKHCELILEKELDRENHQHIDLLLTAVDGGSPQRSGTVAIHVTVLDANDNTPVFSQASYKASIPENAPLDTIVVVVRASDADEGVNGEVTYGLDHISDSGNVFSLDSKSGEVRVIGSIDYEEESSYEIQISAKDGLGLASYSTLMIDVTDVNDNAPEIYLKSLTNPIAEDVLPGTEVGIINVHDEDSDSNRQVRCSIEQNVPFKLIPSIKNYYSLVTTDKLDREQVTNYTVTVLATDEGSPPMTSTKTFQLSVADVNDNPPVFAEQAYKAYVSENNKRGSTLCSVTAQDPDWRQNGTVFFSLLPGAINGVPVSSFLSIIGDTGVIQVVKSFDYEQFRSFTFGVNARDNGSPPLSSNVTVSVFITDRNDNTPQILYPASEGNSFLTELVPKSSHGGALVSKVIAVDGDSGQNAWLSYQIIKSTDPGLFKIDLHSGEIRTQRDISETDNMKHNLIVAVTDNGQPTLSITCTIYLLISDNLSEVPELKDLSYDDNNSQLTFYLIIALVLVSMLLLTFIIIILGVRFCHKTKPRMIFDGAVAIPGAYLPSYAEGDGTETMRSAYNYDGYLTTGSRTSDFKFVTSYNDATLPADLTLRKTDFGDMFGDSEGSPEVRQFHCTNF; translated from the coding sequence ATGATGGGATATAAAGGAGGATTATTGGCGGTCTTTGTCCTAAATTTTGCATTCATTTTTCCAACAATATATTCTGCGCACGGGGATATAAGCTACACGATGACAGAGGAAATGAAACGAGGAACGGTTATTGGGAATATTGGAAAAGACCTTGGTTTGAACGTGAACGAATTGACCGCTCGGAAGGCTCGGATCGACACGAAAGGAACCAGCAAGCCATACTGCGAGATAACCGTGAATAAAGGGGACTTGATCATAGCCGAACGGATAGACAGGGAGGCGCTTTGTGGAAAGAAACCCTCGTGTGTTTTAAAAATGGAGCTTGTATTGGAGGCGCCTTTAGAACTGCATCGCGTCAGTCTTCATGTCCAAGATATTAATGACAATCCCCCGCTGTTCCAAAACGACATCATTAAAATGGAAATAGGCGAATCGACTGCCAAAGGGGCTCGTTTTTCTTTGGACGGAGCACACGATGCGGATATAGGAGACAATGCTGTGCAGGGATACGTTTTACAAACAAATgagcattttattttaaactttGAAACCAAGTCTGGCGCACGAAAGCACTGCGAACTAATCTTAGAGAAAGAGTTAGATCGGGAAAACCACCAACACATTGATTTGCTTCTCACGGCTGTGGATGGTGGTTCCCCCCAGAGATCAGGTACTGTAGCCATCCACGTCACGGTGCTGGATGCTAATGACAACACCCCGGTATTTAGTCAGGCCTCGTATAAAGCCAGTATTCCAGAAAACGCTCCTTTAGACACTATAGTAGTTGTAGTTCGTGCCTCTGATGCAGATGAAGGGGTTAATGGTGAGGTGACATACGGCCTGGATCACATCTCAGATAGCGGTAATGTGTTTTCTCTAGATTCAAAAAGCGGCGAGGTGAGAGTTATTGGGTCTATAGATTATGAAGAAGAGTCATCATATGAAATTCAAATAAGCGCAAAAGATGGCCTTGGATTAGCCTCGTACTCCACGTTGATGATCGATGTGActgacgtcaacgacaacgcgCCTGAGATCTATCTGAAATCTCTGACTAACCCAATTGCAGAGGACGTCCTCCCCGGTACCGAGGTGGGAATAATTAACGTCCACGACGAAGACTCAGACAGTAACCGACAAGTGCGCTGCTCGATTGAGCAAAACGTACCCTTCAAACTGATACCATCCATTAAAAACTATTATTCTCTCGTAACTACTGACAAACTGGACCGGGAGCAGGTCACCAACTACACTGTTACAGTCCTCGCCACGGACGAGGGCTCGCCCCCAATGACGTCCACCAAGACTTTTCAGCTTTCTGTAGCGGACGTTAACGACAACCCGCCGGTGTTCGCTGAGCAAGCATACAAGGCCTACGTTTCAGAAAATAACAAACGTGGCTCTACCCTATGTTCGGTGACAGCTCAAGACCCAGACTGGAGACAAAACGGAActgtctttttttctcttttaccTGGTGCAATCAACGGTGTCCCAGTTTCTTCGTTTTTGTCCATTATCGGAGACACCGGTGTAATacaagttgttaaatcgtttgATTATGAACAGTTCAGGAGTTTTACGTTCGGTGTGAATGCCAGAGACAACGGATCCCCTCCGCTCAGTAGCAACGTGACTGTCAGCGTTTTTATCACGGATCGAAATGACAACACTCCTCAGATCCTGTATCCCGCCTCAGAGGGGAACTCTTTCTTGACTGAACTGGTTCCCAAATCTTCACACGGAGGTGCGTTGGTTTCCAAGGTGATAGCGGTTGATGGGGACTCTGGACAGAACGCCTGGCTGTCCTATCAGATCATTAAGTCTACTGATCCGGGACTTTTCAAAATCGATCTGCACAGTGGGGAGATCAGGACCCAGCGAGACATTTCCGAGACTGATAACATGAAACACAATCTTATTGTGGCAGTGACCGATAACGGACAGCCCACCCTTTCTATCACATGTACCATCTATCTACTGATTTCTGATAATCTCTCTGAGGTTCCGGAGCTGAAAGACTTGTCCTATGACGACAACAATTCTCAACTGACATTCTATCTGATAATCGCTCTGGTGCTGGTCTCCATGCTTTTACTGACTTTCATTATAATTATCCTGGGTGTTCGTTTCTGTCACAAGACGAAGCCACGGATGATTTTTGACGGCGCAGTTGCAATTCCCGGCGCATATCTCCCAAGTTACGCAGAGGGTGACGGAACAGAGACAATGCGGAGCGCCTACAACTATGACGGTTATCTTACTACAGGGTCTCGAACCAGTGATTTTAAATTTGTCACATCCTACAACGACGCCACGCTGCCTGCCGACCTGACACTGAGGAAAACTGATTTTGGAGATATGTTTGGAGATTCAGAAGGGTCACCAGAG